From Alligator mississippiensis isolate rAllMis1 chromosome 9, rAllMis1, whole genome shotgun sequence, one genomic window encodes:
- the MAFB gene encoding transcription factor MafB produces the protein MAGELSIGAELPTSPLAMEYVNDFDLMKFDVKKEPLGRNDRPGRHCTRLQPAGSVSSTPISTPCSSVPSSPSFSPTEQKTHLEDLYWMANSYQQMNPEALNLTPEDAVEALIGSHQVPQQLQGFDSFRAHHHHHHHHPHHHHQYAGVTHEDLANGGHPHHHHHHHQASPTPSTSSSSSQQLQNTHQQHPSSSSVEDRFSDDQLVSMSVRELNRHLRGFTKDEVIRLKQKRRTLKNRGYAQSCRYKRVQQKHHLENEKTQLIQQVEQLKQEVTRLARERDAYKLKCEKLASNGFREAGSTSDNPSSPEFFM, from the coding sequence ATGGCCGGAGAGCTGAGCATCGGAGCCGAGCTGCCCACGAGTCCCCTGGCCATGGAGTACGTCAACGACTTCGACCTGATGAAATTCGACGTGAAGAAGGAGCCCCTGGGCAGGAACGATCGCCCCGGCAGACACTGCACCCGCCTGCAGCCGGCCGGCTccgtctcctccacccccatcagcACGCCCTGCAGCTCCGTGCCCTCCTCGCCCAGCTTCAGCCCCACCGAGCAGAAGACCCACCTGGAGGACCTCTACTGGATGGCCAACAGCTACCAGCAGATGAACCCCGAGGCGCTGAACCTCACCCCCGAGGACGCGGTGGAAGCTCTCATTGGGTCCCACCaagtgccccagcagctgcaaggcttCGACAGCTTCAGggcccaccaccaccatcaccaccaccacccgcaccaccaccaccagtacGCGGGGGTCACCCATGAAGACCTGGCCAACGGCGGGCACccacatcaccaccaccaccaccaccaggcatctcccaccccttccacctcctccagctcctcccagcagctACAGAACACGCACCAGCAGCACCCGTCCTCCAGCAGCGTGGAGGACCGGTTCTCGGACGACCAGCTGGTCTCCATGTCGGTGAGGGAGCTCAACAGGCACCTGCGGGGCTTCACCAAGGACGAGGTGATCCGCCTCAAGCAGAAGAGGAGGACCTTGAAGAATAGGGGCTATGCCCAGTCCTGCAGGTATAAGCGAGTCCAGCAGAAACACCACCTGGAGAACGAAAAGACCCAGCTGATCCAGCAGGTGGAACAGCTCAAGCAAGAGGTGACCCGGTTGGCCAGAGAAAGAGACGCCTACAAGCTCAAGTGCGAGAAACTTGCCAGCAATGGCTTCAGAGAGGCCGGATCCACCAGTGACAACCCATCATCTCCCGAGTTCTTCATGTGA